The Raphanus sativus cultivar WK10039 chromosome 2, ASM80110v3, whole genome shotgun sequence genome includes a region encoding these proteins:
- the LOC108836046 gene encoding uncharacterized protein LOC108836046, producing the protein MDKALMAMSLDDDDEPFDMPNLPQFSSCERNTRSLIGRLLNPDCQKIANLLREMPRKWQKQGKVRGIALSKERFQFLFDNEHDLVEVLEKGVHTSNEWALAIERWVENPPPDYLQFINVWVQVRNIPLNHYTEEAITALRERLGMVKVVAFDPDKPQLQEYVRMQIRMNVARPFKQAMVVNLPEGGTSRVYFNYERLQKRCHECQRLNHAKDICPRLVKQRKDAALERRQRILREKQQADLVLRPHDPLFGVLTEDQVGLCPITGRSKISSEVLEEMRRYMMMATDSDKAIRIERIRSSVAEVEKDPMLQKTILRLEPAPVFTKQVDKGKGRLFDLDLNTPAESNALDRREGGKLMASAIKASRGNIASPWSFSSSGQDISSKEKSPPLMIAPPSGASMLRGHHGSRSASSHFQGNPTEHGLNLTISQPSGVFKKTTKPRRRPYVSKRKASKTSTAGILQELYGSSGSGAMIGAKRKGSSEEPESYEGARKKEARVIPHEGSPKIR; encoded by the coding sequence ATGGATAAGGCGCTGATGGCGATGTCTCTGGATGACGATGACGAGCCATTTGATATGCCTAACCTGCCGCAATTCAGTTCGTGCGAGAGGAACACTCGAAGCTTAATCGGAAGGCTTTTAAATCCTGATTGCCAGAAGATAGCAAATCTTCTTCGGGAGATGCCTCGGAAGTGGCAGAAGCAAGGAAAAGTAAGAGGAATAGCGTTATCAAAGGAGAGGTTCCAGTTTCTCTTTGATAACGAGCATGACTTGGTTGAAGTTCTGGAAAAAGGCGTCCATACTTCTAATGAGTGGGCGTTGGCGATCGAACGGTGGGTTGAGAACCCCCCACCAGATTACTTGCAATTCATTAATGTCTGGGTTCAAGTCCGCAATATTCCACTGAATCACTATACAGAGGAGGCAATCACTGCGCTTCGTGAACGGCTTGGTATGGTTAAGGTGGTGGCGTTTGATCCTGACAAGCCACAGCTGCAAGAGTATGTCAGGATGCAAATAAGGATGAACGTTGCAAGACCTTTCAAACAGGCTATGGTGGTGAATCTGCCGGAAGGAGGCACATCACGGGTGTACTTCAACTACGAGAGACTTCAGAAGCGCTGTCATGAATGTCAGAGATTGAATCATGCTAAGGACATCTGCCCTCGGTTGGTGAAACAGAGGAAAGATGCTGCGTTAGAGCGAAGACAGAGGATTCTTCGGGAGAAGCAGCAAGCTGACTTAGTTCTTAGACCACATGATCCTCTTTTTGGAGTGTTGACTGAGGATCAAGTGGGGTTGTGCCCGATTACAGGACGCAGTAAAATTTCTTCAGAGGTGCTGGAGGAGATGAGGCGATATATGATGATGGCAACAGATAGTGATAAAGCTATCAGGATTGAGAGAATCAGATCTTCAGTTGCTGAAGTGGAGAAGGATCCAATGCTTCAGAAGACAATTCTTCGGTTAGAACCGGCGCCTGTATTCACGAAACAAGTTGATAAAGGGAAAGGCAGACTCTTTGACCTTGACTTAAATACCCCAGCGGAGTCCAATGCATTGGATCGAAGAGAGGGAGGTAAGCTTATGGCTTCGGCCATTAAAGCAAGTCGAGGAAATATTGCGAGTCCATGGTCTTTCTCGTCTTCTGGACAAGACATATCTAGTAAGGAGAAGAGTCCTCCTCTTATGATAGCGCCTCCTTCCGGTGCCTCCATGTTGCGAGGTCATCACGGCAGCAGAAGTGCTTCTTCTCATTTTCAAGGGAACCCAACGGAACATGGTTTGAACTTAACTATTTCACAACCATCCGGGGTTTTCAAGAAGACTACTAAGCCTCGCAGACGCCCGTACGTCAGTAAAAGGAAAGCATCCAAGACCTCAACTGCAGGCATTCTTCAGGAGTTGTATGGATCGAGTGGATCAGGTGCTATGATAGGAGCTAAGAGAAAGGGCTCAAGTGAAGAACCAGAGAGCTATGAAGGCGCTCGGAAGAAAGAAGCAAGGGTGATCCCGCATGAGGGATCGCCGAAGATAAGATGA